Proteins encoded by one window of Streptacidiphilus sp. PB12-B1b:
- a CDS encoding beta-ketoacyl-ACP synthase III, translated as MTAEPSDASESVDVPRITPSTGAPYARIMGVGGYRPVRVIPNAEVLNWIDSSDEWIRTRSGITERRWAGPEETVAEMSVQAASKAIAQSGIAPEQVGAVVVATVSHLKQTPAIATEIAQRLGCGTAPAFDISAACAGFGYGLALADGMVRTGSAEYVVVIGVERLSDLTDVSDRSTAFIFGDGAGAAVVGPSQTPGIGKLVWGSDGSQRDVISQTEAWDTAFGKPDAVNGVGDGTKWPALRMEGQAVFRWAVWDMAKAAQKALDAAGITADQLGAFIPHQANMRIIDAMIKALGLPETVPVARDIAVTGNTSAASIPLAMERMLQTGEAKSGDLALIIGFGAGLVYAAAVVTLP; from the coding sequence ATGACCGCAGAGCCTTCCGACGCGTCGGAGTCCGTCGACGTACCCCGGATCACGCCGAGCACCGGCGCGCCGTACGCGCGCATCATGGGCGTGGGCGGCTACCGCCCAGTACGGGTGATCCCCAACGCCGAGGTACTGAACTGGATCGACTCCTCGGACGAGTGGATCCGCACCCGCAGCGGCATCACCGAGCGCCGCTGGGCCGGGCCCGAGGAGACCGTCGCGGAGATGTCCGTGCAGGCCGCCAGCAAGGCCATCGCCCAGTCCGGGATCGCCCCCGAGCAGGTCGGCGCGGTGGTCGTGGCCACCGTCTCGCACCTGAAGCAGACCCCGGCCATCGCCACCGAGATCGCCCAGCGCCTGGGCTGCGGCACCGCGCCGGCCTTCGACATCTCCGCCGCCTGCGCCGGCTTCGGCTACGGCCTCGCCCTGGCCGACGGCATGGTCCGCACCGGCAGCGCCGAGTACGTCGTGGTGATCGGCGTCGAACGGCTGTCCGACCTGACCGACGTGAGCGACCGCTCCACCGCCTTCATCTTCGGCGACGGCGCGGGCGCGGCCGTGGTCGGGCCGTCGCAGACCCCCGGCATCGGCAAGCTGGTCTGGGGCTCGGACGGCTCGCAGCGGGACGTCATCAGCCAGACCGAGGCCTGGGACACCGCCTTCGGCAAGCCGGACGCGGTCAACGGCGTCGGCGACGGGACCAAGTGGCCGGCCCTGCGGATGGAGGGCCAGGCGGTCTTCCGCTGGGCCGTCTGGGACATGGCCAAGGCCGCGCAGAAGGCCCTGGACGCCGCCGGGATCACCGCCGACCAGCTCGGCGCGTTCATCCCGCACCAGGCCAACATGCGGATCATCGACGCCATGATCAAGGCACTGGGACTGCCCGAAACCGTCCCGGTGGCCCGGGACATCGCGGTGACCGGCAACACCTCGGCGGCCTCCATCCCGCTGGCCATGGAGCGGATGCTGCAGACCGGCGAGGCCAAGAGCGGGGACCTGGCCCTGATCATCGGCTTCGGGGCGGGTCTGGTGTACGCCGCGGCAGTCGTTACCCTCCCCTAG